A genomic segment from Nocardia cyriacigeorgica GUH-2 encodes:
- a CDS encoding sensor domain-containing diguanylate cyclase has protein sequence MGADELAVVWADALDGAVAPTLNRARIEELLAELAGRLVAALRAQVEPQAMCDTAAALVAANYRDPQVVGRTIPVIFGAMAEHAARDAGLDLDTVRERAVLVAAEFATGFTAALRSAALTEQEATLAAALGAAQTAESRRELSEARFAAVFAGASVGIGTVDINGRVLDVNAALAEMLGLSAESMPGRPVAELVGEANIGQAYAQMKQLLAGTIDRFRLETDHLRSDGTIACLDLSMSAVRDHTGQVRFLIGVAVDVTDRKMLADQLWYDANHDGLTGLPNRGLFFDRLACATPPVGVCYLDLDGFKEVNDEWGHTVGDQVLRVVGERLQEGVAAVGGLAARIGGDEFIVMVEQCTGEDQLTALRVDLLAALTRPMMIGDRPITIGASIGTVYLEEPPEAVDETMHAADTAMYRNKPSRSRAQ, from the coding sequence GTGGGTGCGGATGAGCTCGCGGTGGTGTGGGCCGATGCGCTCGACGGCGCGGTGGCGCCGACGCTCAACCGCGCCCGGATCGAAGAACTACTGGCCGAACTGGCCGGCCGGCTGGTCGCCGCGCTGCGCGCGCAGGTCGAACCGCAGGCGATGTGCGACACGGCCGCGGCGCTCGTCGCGGCGAACTATCGCGATCCGCAGGTGGTCGGGCGCACCATCCCGGTGATCTTCGGCGCCATGGCCGAGCACGCGGCCCGGGATGCGGGCCTCGACCTGGACACGGTGCGCGAGCGTGCCGTGCTGGTCGCGGCCGAATTCGCCACCGGCTTCACCGCCGCCTTGCGCTCGGCCGCCCTGACCGAACAGGAAGCCACCCTGGCCGCGGCGCTCGGCGCCGCGCAGACGGCCGAATCCCGGCGGGAGCTGTCCGAGGCGCGCTTCGCGGCAGTATTCGCCGGGGCCTCGGTGGGCATCGGCACCGTAGACATCAACGGCCGGGTGCTGGATGTGAACGCGGCGCTCGCCGAGATGCTGGGACTGTCGGCGGAATCCATGCCGGGGCGTCCGGTGGCCGAGCTGGTGGGCGAGGCCAATATCGGGCAGGCCTACGCGCAGATGAAACAACTGCTGGCCGGCACCATCGACCGGTTCCGGTTGGAAACCGATCACCTGCGCAGCGACGGCACCATCGCGTGCCTTGACCTGTCGATGTCGGCGGTGCGCGATCACACCGGGCAGGTGCGCTTCCTGATCGGGGTCGCGGTCGACGTCACCGATCGCAAGATGCTCGCCGATCAACTCTGGTACGACGCCAACCACGACGGGCTCACCGGCCTGCCCAATCGCGGCCTGTTCTTCGACCGGCTCGCCTGCGCCACCCCGCCGGTCGGGGTCTGCTATCTGGACCTGGACGGGTTCAAGGAGGTCAACGACGAATGGGGGCACACCGTCGGCGACCAGGTGTTGCGCGTTGTCGGCGAACGCCTCCAGGAGGGAGTGGCGGCGGTCGGGGGGCTCGCGGCGCGGATCGGTGGCGACGAGTTCATCGTCATGGTGGAGCAGTGCACCGGCGAAGATCAGCTCACCGCATTGCGGGTGGATCTGCTGGCCGCGTTGACGCGCCCGATGATGATCGGCGACCGGCCCATCACCATCGGCGCCAGCATCGGCACCGTCTACCTCGAGGAACCGCCCGAGGCCGTGGACGAAACCATGCACGCGGCCGACACCGCCATGTACCGGAACAAGCCGTCACGCTCGCGCGCGCAGTAG
- a CDS encoding ABC1 kinase family protein encodes MAGRVPKSRFARGSRLGRLAAGQAVRGVGTRLSMVGRTEEARQVLAERSALQTAQQIVTVLGGMKGAAMKLGQMLSVLDIDMVPESHRELFRVKLAELRDQAPAVSFAQMRKVIEDDLGPLSRAFADFDETPMAAASIGQVYRARLHDGRAVAVKVQYPGVDEAIAADMRNLEFFSKMWKSILPSAADAAVLEEITRNLERELDYPREARTQHRVAERYRGHPFIVVPDSVEELCGRHVLVTELVEGRQFQQIRELPEADRDRIGELIYRFYVSSLFADHEFCGDPHPGNILLADDGRVGFVDFGLYNRMDPVHADFERACLRFAGEHRAEELYEAWVGRGIIDPAAGVSPQECLEYVWAAAGWHLLDERITITPELATGAVVLAVDPRASEFRGMRHQLLPPEHVFSRRADLFTYAALGQLGSTNNWHRIAREWLYDEPPVTEIGIATAAWRNR; translated from the coding sequence GTGGCCGGTCGCGTGCCGAAGAGTCGTTTCGCGCGGGGGAGCAGGCTCGGCCGGCTGGCGGCGGGGCAGGCCGTGCGCGGGGTCGGCACCCGGCTGTCGATGGTGGGGCGCACCGAAGAAGCGCGGCAGGTGCTGGCCGAACGGTCGGCGCTGCAAACCGCGCAGCAGATCGTCACCGTGCTGGGCGGGATGAAGGGCGCGGCGATGAAGCTGGGCCAGATGCTGTCGGTGCTCGATATCGACATGGTCCCGGAGTCGCATCGCGAACTGTTCCGGGTCAAGCTCGCCGAGCTGCGCGATCAGGCGCCCGCGGTGTCGTTCGCGCAGATGCGCAAGGTCATCGAGGACGATCTCGGCCCACTGTCACGCGCCTTCGCCGATTTCGACGAGACGCCGATGGCCGCGGCCTCCATCGGCCAGGTATACCGGGCCCGCCTGCACGACGGTCGCGCGGTGGCGGTCAAGGTGCAATATCCGGGCGTGGACGAGGCGATCGCCGCCGATATGCGCAATCTGGAGTTCTTCTCCAAAATGTGGAAATCCATCCTGCCCAGTGCCGCCGACGCCGCGGTGCTCGAGGAGATCACCCGCAACCTGGAACGCGAACTGGACTATCCGCGCGAGGCCCGCACCCAGCATCGGGTGGCCGAGCGCTATCGCGGCCATCCCTTCATCGTGGTGCCCGACAGCGTCGAAGAACTGTGCGGGCGCCACGTGCTGGTGACCGAGCTGGTGGAAGGCAGGCAGTTCCAGCAGATCCGGGAATTACCCGAGGCCGACCGCGACCGGATCGGCGAACTCATCTACCGTTTCTACGTCAGCTCGCTGTTCGCCGACCACGAATTCTGCGGCGACCCGCATCCGGGCAACATTCTGCTCGCCGACGACGGCCGGGTCGGTTTCGTCGATTTCGGGCTCTACAACCGGATGGACCCGGTGCACGCCGACTTCGAGCGCGCCTGTCTGCGCTTCGCCGGCGAACACCGTGCCGAGGAGCTCTACGAGGCCTGGGTGGGGCGCGGCATCATCGATCCGGCCGCGGGGGTGAGCCCGCAGGAATGCCTGGAATACGTCTGGGCCGCGGCGGGCTGGCATCTGCTCGACGAGCGCATCACCATCACGCCCGAATTGGCCACGGGAGCCGTGGTGCTCGCCGTCGACCCGCGCGCTTCGGAGTTCCGCGGCATGCGGCATCAGCTGCTGCCGCCCGAGCATGTGTTTTCCCGCCGGGCCGACCTGTTCACCTATGCCGCGCTCGGACAGCTGGGCTCGACCAACAACTGGCATCGCATCGCCCGCGAGTGGCTCTATGACGAACCGCCGGTCACCGAGATCGGAATTGCCACGGCGGCCTGGCGTAATCGCTAA
- a CDS encoding RrF2 family transcriptional regulator, whose product MGEGVEWGIHCCLTIAWLEDQGPIPTTRLAQWFDLPQQYLKKRLQDLARAQILTSVPGARGGFELARRPERITLMDVVSAIEGPDEAFRCTEIRREGVGTTAPPSRFTRPCGIATAMRKAELAWRRELAATTIADLMAQTPDSTVEWTRRTYAQMT is encoded by the coding sequence ATGGGCGAAGGCGTCGAATGGGGCATCCACTGCTGCCTGACCATTGCCTGGCTCGAGGACCAGGGGCCGATCCCCACCACCCGCCTCGCGCAATGGTTCGACCTGCCACAGCAGTATCTGAAGAAGCGCCTCCAAGACCTGGCGCGCGCGCAGATCCTCACCTCGGTCCCCGGCGCGCGCGGCGGCTTCGAACTGGCGCGCCGACCCGAGCGGATCACCCTGATGGATGTGGTGAGCGCGATCGAAGGACCCGACGAAGCCTTCCGCTGCACCGAAATCCGCCGCGAGGGCGTCGGCACCACGGCCCCGCCATCTCGCTTCACCCGCCCCTGCGGCATCGCCACCGCGATGCGCAAGGCCGAACTGGCCTGGCGACGCGAACTCGCCGCCACCACCATTGCCGACCTGATGGCGCAGACACCCGACAGCACCGTCGAGTGGACCCGGCGCACGTATGCGCAGATGACTTAG
- a CDS encoding Rv3235 family protein, with amino-acid sequence MRRACSSRADTDDHRRAREFAWQMVRIVLEVVDGRRPVAQLAARADPVVVAVVRTLRAADSAPGRSLGAGVPSRLRVMMVDGRAAEFCATYTRGDQTFAMAGRLVRDRRSGWRVQVLRLL; translated from the coding sequence GTGCGTCGCGCGTGCTCCTCGCGTGCCGATACCGACGATCACCGGCGGGCGCGCGAATTCGCCTGGCAGATGGTGCGGATCGTGTTGGAGGTCGTCGATGGCCGGCGGCCGGTCGCGCAGCTCGCCGCACGCGCCGATCCGGTCGTCGTCGCGGTCGTGCGGACGCTGCGCGCTGCCGACTCCGCGCCCGGCCGTTCGCTCGGCGCCGGGGTTCCGTCGCGGTTGCGGGTCATGATGGTCGACGGCCGCGCGGCCGAGTTCTGTGCGACCTACACGCGCGGCGATCAGACCTTCGCGATGGCGGGCCGCCTCGTCCGCGATCGCCGGAGCGGCTGGCGGGTGCAGGTCTTGCGATTGCTGTGA
- a CDS encoding metal-dependent hydrolase, translating to MLGHSHATSGALAFAATATMAPVTVLELVQGPVRVSAMELVLGTIITAGAALLPDIDHPKGTISHSLGPVSHLLSQGVSVVSGGHRHGTHSFLFVLLAGWGTWAGQQVWGKYFTFGLIFFMLALGARALHLCPSGDSLKAYGPCVLLAGGGTLLMVRWLPDVPPWLPFAIGLGALIHVLGDCLTDKGCPLLWPLGTRIGIPLISRTGNKIETWLLTPAMTLATIGLLYVHTVP from the coding sequence ATGCTCGGGCACTCGCATGCCACCAGCGGGGCACTGGCCTTCGCGGCTACTGCGACCATGGCGCCGGTCACCGTCCTGGAGTTGGTGCAGGGTCCGGTGCGGGTGAGTGCGATGGAGCTGGTGCTCGGCACGATCATCACCGCGGGTGCGGCGCTGCTGCCCGATATCGACCATCCGAAGGGCACCATCTCGCATTCGCTCGGGCCGGTGAGTCACCTGCTCTCCCAGGGCGTTTCCGTGGTGTCGGGTGGGCACCGGCACGGCACGCACAGTTTCTTGTTCGTGCTGCTGGCGGGCTGGGGCACCTGGGCCGGGCAGCAGGTGTGGGGCAAATACTTCACCTTCGGGTTGATCTTCTTCATGCTGGCGCTCGGCGCACGCGCCCTGCATCTGTGCCCGTCCGGTGATTCGCTCAAAGCCTATGGGCCATGCGTACTCCTGGCCGGTGGCGGGACTCTGCTCATGGTGCGCTGGCTGCCCGATGTTCCGCCGTGGTTACCGTTCGCGATCGGTCTCGGCGCGCTGATCCACGTGCTCGGTGACTGTCTCACCGACAAGGGCTGTCCGCTGTTGTGGCCACTGGGCACCCGGATCGGAATCCCACTCATCTCGCGCACGGGCAACAAGATCGAGACCTGGCTGCTGACGCCCGCGATGACGCTGGCCACGATCGGCCTGCTCTACGTGCACACCGTGCCGTGA
- a CDS encoding DUF72 domain-containing protein, whose product MRLHVGCAMWQHPQWQQRQLPPGERLGWYAGRCNAVEGNTTFYAVPSRQTVQTWAAQTDPEFRFVAKLPRTITHDRRLHGADAELRTFLDAIEPLGPRTHALWIQLPGSFGPTDLGVLAAFLRGLPPGYRVAVEVRHSAFFTDEAPARQLERVLARVDAEWIPFDTTTLFAQPPASDGEREAWGKKPRLPRRLRALTEYPIVRYHGRDALEPTIAGWQPWVTTVAQWLREGRSPTVFLHTPDNAAAPDLARRFHEEVRAQVPQLEPLPEPAAVEPMTLF is encoded by the coding sequence ATGCGGCTTCATGTGGGATGTGCGATGTGGCAGCATCCGCAGTGGCAGCAGCGTCAGCTGCCGCCGGGGGAGCGGCTGGGATGGTATGCCGGCCGCTGCAATGCCGTCGAGGGCAACACCACCTTCTATGCCGTCCCGTCCCGCCAGACCGTGCAGACCTGGGCGGCGCAGACCGATCCCGAGTTCCGCTTCGTCGCCAAACTGCCCCGCACCATCACCCACGACCGCAGGCTGCACGGCGCGGACGCCGAACTGCGCACCTTCCTCGACGCCATCGAACCACTCGGCCCGCGCACCCACGCCCTGTGGATCCAGCTACCCGGCTCGTTCGGTCCCACCGATCTCGGCGTGCTCGCCGCCTTCCTGCGCGGGCTGCCGCCGGGCTACCGCGTCGCGGTCGAGGTCCGCCACAGCGCCTTCTTCACCGACGAGGCCCCGGCGCGGCAGCTGGAACGGGTGCTGGCCCGTGTCGACGCGGAGTGGATACCCTTCGACACCACCACGCTGTTCGCCCAACCTCCGGCCAGCGACGGCGAACGTGAAGCCTGGGGCAAGAAGCCGCGATTGCCGCGTCGCCTGCGCGCCCTCACCGAGTACCCGATCGTCCGCTACCACGGTCGCGACGCGCTCGAACCCACCATCGCCGGCTGGCAGCCGTGGGTCACCACCGTCGCCCAGTGGTTGCGGGAAGGCCGCTCGCCCACGGTGTTCCTGCACACCCCGGACAACGCCGCCGCTCCGGACCTGGCGCGCCGCTTCCATGAGGAAGTACGCGCCCAGGTCCCGCAACTCGAACCGCTACCGGAGCCGGCTGCGGTCGAACCGATGACGCTGTTCTGA
- a CDS encoding SAM-dependent methyltransferase has product MDRPAWAPEGVDMQQASPARMYDALLGGSHNFEVDRRAAEMGTKLVPDLPRLALSNRAFLRRAVRYLVEAGVTQFLDIGSGIPTAGNVHEIARELDPSCRVLYVDIDPVAVAHSRAILGDTEQAAAIEGDLRKPADLLAAVRATGLIDFDRPVGVLLVAVLHLVADVDDPAGKVAELRAAVPAGSYVAISHLTSALRPEDAAQLGASAANDNRVGIHFRSREAIEAMFEGWDLVEPGVVELPAWRPESERDQHEAPGRSLGLAGLARKA; this is encoded by the coding sequence ATGGACAGGCCGGCGTGGGCGCCCGAGGGCGTGGATATGCAGCAGGCGAGCCCGGCGCGGATGTACGACGCCCTACTCGGCGGCTCGCACAACTTCGAGGTCGACCGGCGCGCGGCCGAGATGGGCACCAAGCTGGTGCCCGACCTACCGCGGCTGGCCTTGAGCAACCGGGCATTCCTGCGCCGGGCGGTGCGCTATCTCGTCGAGGCCGGCGTCACCCAGTTCCTCGACATCGGCTCCGGCATCCCGACGGCCGGCAATGTGCACGAGATCGCCAGGGAACTCGATCCGAGCTGCCGGGTGCTCTACGTCGATATCGACCCGGTCGCCGTCGCGCATTCGCGCGCCATCCTCGGTGATACCGAGCAGGCCGCGGCCATCGAAGGTGATCTGCGCAAACCCGCCGATCTGCTGGCCGCCGTCCGTGCGACCGGCCTCATCGACTTCGACCGTCCCGTCGGGGTGCTGCTGGTGGCGGTGCTGCACCTGGTCGCCGATGTCGACGACCCGGCGGGCAAGGTCGCCGAACTACGCGCCGCCGTCCCGGCCGGCAGCTACGTCGCGATCTCGCATCTGACCTCGGCGCTACGGCCCGAAGACGCCGCCCAGCTGGGTGCCTCGGCGGCCAACGACAACCGGGTGGGTATCCACTTCCGCTCCCGCGAAGCCATCGAGGCTATGTTCGAAGGATGGGACCTGGTCGAGCCGGGTGTGGTGGAGCTGCCTGCCTGGCGGCCCGAATCCGAGCGCGATCAGCACGAGGCACCGGGCCGCTCGCTCGGTTTGGCGGGGCTCGCGCGCAAGGCCTGA
- a CDS encoding MFS transporter gives MPNIPIKEAGSGSGPGFTSRSNADHYGRGGPDTGGVGTGEPGGGGGLGAVWMLGLGTFAVGTDAFVVAGFLPEMAESLSVSTATAGLSITVFAVAYAVAAPVLATVTARVPRRTLLVAALLVLAVANLGSAVAPGIGLLLGARVVAALGAAVYTPNAGAVSAALVRPPLRARALAIVVGGLTVATALGMPLGNVAVQWLNWRAALGIVAGLCVLVAVWLLRLLPSLPGNPPVPLRTRLAVLARPAVATILPVTVVGMAAGYVAYAYTVPALASVGVAEHALTLMLFLYGAGAVAGNVASGYATDRWGPARVLAAGYTSMAVALAALAWSAASGHHAPGLVGVLVLLWGAGTWCQTPAQQHRLIDAAPGEAPLVVSLNASAIYAGIGLGTVLGGAAVTAPDGTIFGLGAAIAVGALTFLLVSSGMRR, from the coding sequence ATGCCGAATATCCCGATAAAAGAAGCCGGTTCAGGTTCCGGACCCGGATTCACCAGCCGATCCAACGCCGACCACTACGGCAGGGGTGGACCCGACACCGGTGGGGTCGGTACGGGTGAACCGGGTGGGGGCGGTGGGCTCGGGGCCGTGTGGATGCTCGGGCTCGGGACGTTCGCTGTCGGTACCGATGCGTTCGTGGTGGCCGGGTTTCTGCCGGAGATGGCGGAATCGTTGTCGGTGTCGACGGCGACGGCCGGGCTGTCGATCACGGTGTTCGCGGTCGCGTATGCGGTGGCGGCGCCGGTGCTGGCGACGGTGACGGCGCGAGTTCCGCGGCGGACATTGCTGGTGGCGGCGTTGCTGGTGCTCGCGGTGGCGAATCTCGGGTCGGCGGTGGCGCCGGGGATCGGGCTTCTGTTGGGCGCGCGGGTGGTGGCGGCGCTCGGGGCGGCGGTGTACACGCCGAACGCGGGGGCGGTGAGTGCGGCGCTGGTGCGGCCGCCGTTGCGGGCTCGGGCGTTGGCGATCGTGGTGGGCGGGTTGACGGTCGCCACTGCGCTCGGGATGCCGCTGGGGAATGTGGCTGTGCAGTGGCTGAATTGGCGGGCGGCGCTGGGGATCGTCGCGGGGTTGTGTGTGCTGGTGGCGGTGTGGCTGCTGCGGCTGCTGCCGTCGCTGCCGGGGAATCCGCCGGTTCCGCTGCGGACTCGGTTGGCGGTGCTGGCGAGACCGGCGGTCGCGACGATCCTGCCGGTGACGGTGGTCGGCATGGCGGCCGGCTATGTGGCGTATGCGTACACGGTGCCCGCGCTGGCGAGCGTCGGGGTTGCGGAGCACGCGCTGACGCTGATGCTGTTCCTCTACGGCGCCGGTGCGGTGGCGGGCAACGTGGCCTCGGGTTACGCCACCGACCGCTGGGGACCGGCGCGCGTGCTGGCGGCCGGGTACACGAGCATGGCCGTTGCCCTGGCGGCGCTGGCATGGAGCGCGGCGTCGGGGCACCACGCGCCCGGGCTCGTCGGAGTACTGGTGCTGCTATGGGGCGCCGGCACCTGGTGCCAGACGCCGGCCCAGCAGCACCGATTGATCGACGCCGCGCCAGGCGAGGCGCCACTGGTGGTGTCGCTCAACGCGTCCGCGATCTATGCCGGAATCGGACTCGGCACGGTGCTCGGCGGTGCTGCGGTGACGGCGCCCGACGGCACCATTTTCGGACTCGGCGCGGCGATTGCCGTGGGGGCGTTGACTTTTCTGCTGGTCAGCAGTGGCATGCGCCGTTGA
- the ilvD gene encoding dihydroxy-acid dehydratase — protein sequence MTNVADHTEQPDIKPRSRDVTDGVEKTAARGMLRAVGMDDDDFAKPQIGVASSWNEITPCNLSLDRLAQGCKDGVFAAGGFPMQFGTISVSDGISMGHEGMHFSLVSREVIADSVETVMQAERLDGSVLLAGCDKSLPGMMMAAARLNLASVFLYAGSILPGIAKLSDGSEREVTIIDAFEAVGACSRGLMSRADVDAIERAICPGEGACGGMYTANTMASAAEALGMSLPGSAAPPATDRRRDGYARRSGQAVVELIRRGITTSDILTKEAFENAIAVVMAFGGSTNAVLHLLAIAHEANVDLTLEDFAKVGRRVPHLADVKPFGRHVMTDVDRIGGVPVMMKALLDAGLLHGDCLTVTGRTVAENLATIAPPDPDGKVVRALAEPIHPTGGITILGGSLAPGGAVVKSAGFDSDVFLGTARVFDRERAAMDALEDGTITAGDVVVIRYEGPKGGPGMREMLAITAAIKGAGLGKDVLLLTDGRFSGGTTGLCVGHVAPEAVDAGPIAFVRDGDQIRLDVAAGTLDLLVDEQEMARRREGWAPLPPRYTRGVLAKYSKLVGSASFGAVCD from the coding sequence ATGACGAACGTGGCCGACCATACCGAGCAACCCGATATCAAACCCCGTAGCCGCGACGTCACCGACGGCGTGGAGAAAACCGCCGCGCGCGGCATGCTGCGCGCGGTCGGCATGGACGACGACGACTTCGCCAAGCCGCAGATCGGCGTGGCGTCGTCGTGGAACGAGATCACCCCGTGCAATCTGTCCCTGGACCGGCTGGCCCAGGGCTGCAAGGACGGAGTGTTCGCCGCCGGCGGCTTTCCGATGCAGTTCGGCACCATCTCGGTGTCCGACGGCATCTCCATGGGACACGAGGGCATGCACTTCTCGCTGGTCTCGCGGGAAGTGATCGCCGACAGCGTCGAAACGGTGATGCAGGCCGAGCGCCTCGACGGTTCGGTCCTGCTCGCCGGCTGCGACAAGTCCTTGCCCGGGATGATGATGGCGGCGGCCCGGCTGAACCTGGCCAGCGTCTTCCTCTACGCCGGCTCGATCCTGCCGGGTATCGCGAAGCTGTCCGACGGCAGCGAACGCGAGGTCACCATCATCGACGCGTTCGAGGCCGTCGGCGCGTGCTCGCGCGGGTTGATGAGCCGCGCGGACGTCGACGCCATCGAACGCGCGATCTGTCCCGGCGAGGGTGCCTGCGGTGGCATGTACACCGCCAACACCATGGCCAGCGCCGCCGAAGCGCTCGGTATGTCCTTGCCCGGCAGCGCCGCCCCGCCCGCGACCGACCGCCGCCGCGACGGTTACGCCCGCCGCAGCGGCCAGGCCGTGGTCGAGTTGATCCGGCGCGGCATCACCACCTCCGACATCCTCACCAAGGAGGCCTTCGAGAACGCGATCGCCGTCGTCATGGCGTTCGGCGGTTCGACCAACGCGGTGCTGCACCTGCTGGCCATCGCGCATGAGGCGAACGTCGATCTGACGCTCGAGGATTTCGCGAAGGTGGGCCGCCGGGTGCCGCACCTGGCCGACGTCAAACCGTTCGGCAGGCACGTGATGACCGACGTCGACCGCATCGGCGGCGTGCCGGTGATGATGAAGGCGCTGCTGGATGCCGGTCTGCTGCACGGCGACTGCCTCACCGTCACCGGCCGCACCGTTGCCGAGAACCTGGCCACGATCGCGCCGCCGGACCCGGACGGCAAGGTGGTGCGAGCACTGGCCGAACCGATCCACCCGACCGGCGGCATCACCATCCTCGGCGGATCGCTGGCCCCCGGCGGCGCCGTGGTCAAGTCGGCGGGCTTCGATTCCGATGTCTTCCTCGGCACCGCCCGGGTCTTCGACCGCGAGCGGGCGGCGATGGACGCCCTCGAGGACGGCACCATCACCGCGGGCGATGTGGTCGTCATCCGCTACGAAGGCCCGAAGGGCGGACCGGGCATGCGCGAAATGCTGGCCATCACCGCCGCCATCAAGGGCGCAGGCCTGGGCAAGGACGTGCTGCTGCTGACCGACGGCCGGTTCTCCGGCGGCACCACAGGCCTTTGCGTCGGCCACGTCGCACCGGAAGCGGTCGACGCCGGGCCGATCGCCTTCGTCCGCGACGGCGACCAGATCCGCCTCGACGTCGCCGCCGGCACCCTCGACCTGCTGGTCGACGAGCAGGAAATGGCCCGCAGGCGCGAGGGCTGGGCGCCGCTGCCGCCGCGCTACACCCGTGGGGTGCTGGCGAAATACTCGAAGCTGGTGGGATCTGCGTCGTTCGGCGCGGTCTGCGACTGA
- a CDS encoding VOC family protein produces MPTRDKAWPEGTPCWVDCQVDDVARARSFYADLFGWEIGDSPQHAGGYLIALRNGRPAAGIGPKPAGMPMPSVWTTYLAADDADAVAARIGAAGGTVMMPPFDVLDVGRMCIAADPTGGVFGVWQAEAHLGAGIYNEHGAYCWNELHTGDYRRAQQFYAEVFGWQYTEIGDGENLVYSTFGSAGSDHPLGGINDARSGDSSAYWLTWFQVDDTDTALTRATELGARVVSGPGDSPFGRQGVVRAPQGETFAVIDPTTTVGAPPTGA; encoded by the coding sequence ATGCCAACCCGCGACAAGGCCTGGCCGGAGGGCACGCCGTGCTGGGTGGACTGCCAAGTCGACGATGTGGCTCGCGCTCGCTCGTTCTATGCCGATCTGTTCGGCTGGGAGATCGGCGACAGTCCCCAGCACGCCGGGGGCTACCTGATCGCGCTGCGCAACGGGCGGCCGGCGGCGGGGATCGGGCCCAAGCCGGCGGGTATGCCGATGCCGTCGGTGTGGACCACGTATCTGGCCGCCGACGACGCCGACGCCGTGGCGGCCCGGATCGGCGCGGCGGGTGGGACGGTGATGATGCCGCCGTTCGATGTGCTGGATGTCGGCCGCATGTGCATCGCCGCGGACCCGACCGGCGGCGTGTTCGGCGTCTGGCAGGCCGAGGCCCATCTCGGAGCCGGGATCTACAACGAGCACGGCGCCTACTGCTGGAACGAGCTGCACACCGGCGATTACCGGCGGGCCCAGCAGTTCTACGCGGAGGTCTTCGGCTGGCAATACACCGAGATCGGCGACGGCGAGAACCTCGTCTACTCGACCTTCGGCTCCGCCGGCAGCGACCATCCGCTCGGCGGCATCAACGACGCCCGCTCCGGCGACAGCTCCGCCTACTGGCTGACCTGGTTCCAGGTCGACGACACCGACACCGCCCTCACCCGCGCGACCGAACTCGGCGCACGGGTGGTCAGCGGACCTGGTGACAGCCCGTTCGGACGCCAAGGTGTGGTGCGGGCGCCGCAGGGTGAGACGTTCGCCGTCATCGATCCGACGACAACCGTGGGCGCGCCGCCGACCGGGGCCTAG
- a CDS encoding SDR family oxidoreductase: protein MTKTAVVTGASSGIGRATAKLLAERGYRVIGTSRNPATIAEEARIAGVEYRALDLTDPDSIEAFGAELGPVDVLVNNAGESQSGPIEELPRDAIERLFQVNVFGQVRLAQLVLPGMRSRGYGRIVMVGSMLASFPLAYRSSYVAAKAAIKGFADAARLETSPFGVWITTVEPGSISTGIGERRTKYIADDSPYLADFHTMIDRLDRNERAGIPPEQVAALIQRAIEADKPKPLYATGSRAPLVFTLRRLLPATLIEKTVARAHGLRR, encoded by the coding sequence ATGACGAAGACCGCAGTGGTGACCGGCGCATCGTCGGGTATCGGACGCGCGACGGCGAAGTTGCTGGCCGAGCGCGGCTACCGGGTGATCGGCACCAGCCGCAACCCCGCAACCATCGCCGAGGAGGCCCGGATCGCGGGTGTGGAGTACCGGGCGTTGGATCTGACCGATCCCGACTCGATCGAAGCGTTCGGCGCCGAGCTCGGCCCCGTCGACGTGCTGGTGAACAATGCGGGGGAGAGCCAGTCCGGCCCGATCGAAGAACTGCCAAGGGACGCGATCGAGCGCCTGTTCCAGGTCAACGTCTTCGGCCAGGTCCGGCTGGCCCAGCTGGTGCTGCCGGGCATGCGGTCGCGCGGGTACGGGCGCATCGTCATGGTGGGGTCGATGCTGGCGAGTTTCCCGCTCGCCTACCGCTCCTCGTACGTGGCGGCCAAGGCGGCGATCAAGGGTTTCGCCGACGCGGCCCGGCTGGAAACCTCCCCGTTCGGCGTCTGGATCACCACCGTCGAGCCGGGCTCGATCAGCACCGGCATCGGCGAACGCCGCACCAAATACATCGCCGACGATTCGCCCTACCTGGCCGACTTCCACACCATGATCGACCGCCTCGACCGCAATGAACGCGCCGGCATCCCACCGGAACAGGTGGCGGCCCTGATCCAGCGCGCCATCGAAGCCGACAAGCCGAAGCCTCTCTACGCCACCGGAAGCCGAGCCCCGCTCGTCTTCACCCTCCGCCGCCTGCTGCCCGCCACACTGATCGAGAAGACCGTCGCCCGCGCCCACGGCCTGCGCCGCTGA